ACGTGGTTGTAGACCCGAAACCGGGTGATCTACCCATGTCCAGGGTGAAGTCCAGGTAACACTGGATGGAGGCCCGAACCCACGCACGTTGAAAAGTGCGGGGATGAGGTGTGGGTAGGGGTGAAATGCCAATCGAACTCGGAAATAGCTGGTTCTCCCCGAAATAGCTTTAGGGCTAGCCTCGAGGGAAGAGTGTTGGAGGTAGAGCACTGATTGGACTAGGGGTCCCCACAGGATTACCGAATTCAGTCAAACTCCGAATGCCAATCACTTATCCTCGGGAGTCAGACTGCGAGTGCTAAGATCCGTAGTCAAGAGGGAAACAGCCCAGACCATCAGCTAAGGTCCCCAAGTATACGTTAAGTGGAAAAGGATGTGGAGTTGCTTAGACAACCAGGATGTTGGCTTAGAAGCAGCCACCATTTAAAGAGTGCGTAATAGCTCACTGGTCGAGTGACTCTGCGCCGAAAATGTACCGGGGCTAAACGTATCACCGAAGCTATGGATGGCCACCGTCAGGTGGCTGTGGTAGGGGAGCGTTCCAAGGGCGTAGAAGCATGATCGTAAGGACATGTGGAGCGCTTGGAAGTGAGAATGCCGGTATGAGTAGCGAAAAGAGGGGTGAGAATCCCCTCCGTCGAAAGCCTAAGGTTTCCTGAGGAAGGCTCGTCCGCTCAGGGTCAGTCGGGACCTAAGCCGAGGCCGAAAGGCGTAGGCGATGGCAAACAGGTTGATATTCCTGTACCACCACGTTTCCATTTGAGTGAAGGGGGGACGCAGGAAGGTAGGGTAAGCGCACCGTTGGATGAGTGCGTCGAAGCAGTGAGACTGACAAGTAGGCAAATCCGCTTGTCGTTAAGGTTGAGCTGTGACCGCGAGTGAACTAAAGTAGCGAAGTTCCCGATCCTACACTGCCAAGAAAAGCCTCTAGCGAGGAAACTGGTGCCCGTACCGCAAACCGACACAGGTAGGCGGGAAGAGAATTCTAAGACGCGCGGGAGAACTCTCGTTAAGGAACTCGGCAAAATGACTCCGTAACTTCGGGAGAAGGAGTGCTCTTGCGGGTGAATAGCCTGCGAGAGCCGCAGTGAACAGGCCCAAACGACTGTTTATCAAAAACACAGGTCTCTGCGAAGCCGCAAGGCGAAGTATAGGGGCTGACACCTGCCCGGTGCTGGAAGGTTAAGAGGAGGGGTTATCCCTTACGGGAGAAGCTCTGAATTGAAGCCCCAGTAAACGGCGGCCGTAACTATAACGGTCCTAAGGTAGCGAAATTCCTTGTCGGGTAAGTTCCGACCCGCACGAAAGGTGCAACGATTTGGGCACTGTCTCAACGAGAGACCCGGTGAAATTATATTACCTGTGAAGATGCAGGTTACCCGCGACAGGACGGAAAGACCCCATGGAGCTTTACTGTAGCTTGATATTGGATTTTGGTACAGCTTGTACAGGATAGGTAGGAGCCTTGGAAGCCGGAGCGCCAGCTTCGGTGGAGGCATTGGTGGGATACTACCCTGGCTGTACTGGAATTCTAACCTCGAACCGTGATCCGGTTCAGGGACAGTGTCAGGTGGGCAGTTTGACTGGGGCGGTCGCCTCCTAAAAGGTAACGGAGGCGCCCAAAGGTTCCCTCAGAATGGTTGGAAATCATTCGTAGAGTGCAAAGGCATAAGGGAGCTTGACTGCGAGACCTACAAGTCGAGCAGGGACGAAAGTCGGGCTTAGTGATCCGGCGGCACCGTATGGAAGGGCCGTCGCTCAACGGATAAAAGCTACCCTGGGGATAACAGGCTAATCTCCCCCAAGAGTCCACATCGACGGGGAGGTTTGGCACCTCGATGTCGGCTCGTCGCATCCTGGGGCTGAAGTAGGTCCCAAGGGTTGGGCTGTTCGCCCATTAAAGCGGCACGCGAGCTGGGTTCAGAACGTCGTGAGACAGTTCGGTCCCTATCCGTCGCGGGCGTAGGAAATTTGAGAGGAGCTGTCCTTAGTACGAGAGGACCGGGATGGACACACCGCTGGTGTACCAGTTGTTCCGCCAGGAGCATAGCTGGGTAGCTACGTGTGGCAGGGATAAGTGCTGAAAGCATCTAAGCATGAAGCCCCCCTCAAGATGAGATTTCCCATCACATTTATGTGAGTAAGATCCCTCAGAGAAGATGAGGTTGATAGGTCTCGGGTGGACGCATGGCAACATGTGGAGCTGAGAGATACTAATCGATCGAGGGCTTAACCAAAAGCAAGTCGTCTTTTCTCTAAGACATGATGTCATATCAGTCCCGTTATCCAGTTTTGAAAGGTCGATAAGACCTTGATATGTTCAGTGACAATCGCGGAGAGGTCACACCCGTTCCCATGCCGAACACGGTAGTTAAGCTCTCCAGCGCCGATGATAGTTGGGGGCTCTCCCCCTGTGAAAGTAGGACGTCGCTGAGCGACTAAGGACATTCTCTTATGAGAGTGTCTTTTTTGTATGTATAGAAGGATGCGCTGAAACGAGGGATTGGAAGGACAAGCAGGTCGAGGAAGCAAGAGAGGGAAGCGCGGAGTGCCCTATGGGCATGAGCACTGGACGAACGTAGGTGACAAAGAGATGCGCCGTTCAGCCAATCCCACAGAGCGCCGAAGATAGTTGGAGGCGTCCCCCTGTGAAAGTAGGACGTCGCTGAGCGACTAAGGACATTCTCTTATGAGAGTGTCTTTTTTGTATGTATAGAAGGATGCGCTGAAACGAGGGATTGGAAGGACAAGCAGGTCGAGGAAGCAAGGGAGGGAAGCGCGGAGTGCCCTATGGGCATGAGCACTGGACGAACGTAGGTGACAAAGAGATGCGCCGTTCAGCCAAAGCTGCAGAGCGCCATTAGAGGTAAGCAGAAGAGTGACTTGTTATGACAGTTGATGGAATGAGGCTGTTTCCTAAAACAAACCCTCGATTTTAGCCCTGCTTCTTTATAGGAAAAAAGAATTGATTAATGAGCCAAGGACTTTTGGCTTGGGATACTTCTAACCATTCTGTAATTGTTGGAAGGTCATTAGAGGAGAAAGAGTAAATAAGGTCTCCCCACCACTCTGTTTCATAACGGCATATCATACTTAACTGATAGAGCAACATGTAATGAACGAGTAATTCAGGTGTACGTGGTATCTCTTCTGGATGAAGAGGGAGATATACTTCGCCACTCATACTTGCCCGAATAAGCCTCGATTGTGATATCGTCTCAGATGGTACTTTAATATGAATCCCTTCCTCTTTATTTTGAACAATAATGTTTGGGTCGGCTAAATCGTTGATGAGGCGAAACCACCTTTGGAACTCATGGCCTTTAAAATTTAGACGCGACTTATTAAGAAAGTAATTATCTGGATCAGTCATCACATTTAATGATACAAGCCCAATTTCATTAAATAATGAATATAAAATTGCCTGCATTTCTGGGATGTTGAATAACAAGTGACGCATTTTAATTTTTTCACCGGTGACTTGCTTTATGTTAAATAACTTTGATGATAAATAAGGAAATAATCCCTCCTTTTGATATCTGACTTCATCCGAAAGGAATTGATAACCCTGCTTTTTTCGTTTTCTTGCTGATAGACCATGAGCTAATACTTGAGTTGTGGCTGGATAATCAGGATCAATGGTTAATAACGCTGCTTTTAACCAATTAGATAGGCCATAAAATAGAAGGACCGGTTTAATGGAAAGGGGAGCACGTTTACCTTGATCAAAATAATGAGAACCGAGATCGATGTAATAAACGAATGAGTAACAGCATTTATATGCTTTTTCTTCAGGATGGGTAAAATAGGCTTTATAGTGATTAGTTAGGTAGTTTTTTGCAAAATCTGCAGATTGAAATAATGTCGTAAAGGGTGGTTGCTTGACCATAAATAGCTCCTTTTTGAGTCATTGTCGTCGGTTGTAGAAAAGACTGAATCTTTAAACTATAATCCTTGTCTTGACAGTAGTTTATCCTATTGTTAATCTACTAATAATATTTTGGCCAATTTGTGAAAGGGGAATGAAGGCATGTGGGAGAAAAAATTTGAGAAAGAGGGTTTAACGTTTGATGATGTGTTGCTAACACCAGCTAAATCAGAAGTTTTGCCTAGGGATGTATCGGTTAAAACAAAGTTGTCGGATAAGCTTCAATTAAACATTCCAGTGATTAGCGCTGGAATGGATACAGTGACGGAAGCAGGAATGGCTATTGCTATGGCACGTGAAGGTGGACTAGGCATTGTTCATAAAAATATGTCTATTGAGGAGCAAGCTGAGCAAGTTGATCGGGTAAAGCGATCTGAGAGTGGTGTTATTACGAACCCTTTCCATTTAACAGAAGACCACCAAGTATTTGATGCTGAGCATTTAATGGGTAAGTATCGTATTTCTGGTGTACCTATTGCGGATGAAAATGAGAAATTAGTTGGTATTATTACCAATCGTGATCTCAGATTTATTGAAGATTACTCTATTCCTATTAAAGATGTCATGACCAGCGAAGGCCTTGTCACCGCTTCTGTGGGTACGACTCTTGAAGAAGCACAGAAGGTATTGCAAAAGCATCGCATCGAAAAGCTTCCATTAGTGGATGATGAAGGTAAGTTAAAAGGACTTATTACAATTAAAGATATCGAAAAAGCAATTGAATTTCCTAATTCAGCTAAAGATCAACAGGGACGGTTAATAGTAGGAGCTGCTGTAGGAGTAGGTGGGGATTCAGATGCTCGTATTAAAGCACTTGTGGAAGCAGGAATTGATGTTTTAGTTATTGATACAGCTCATGGTCATTCACAAGGTGTCATTGATAAAGTCAGAAGTGTCAGAAATGCCTATCCAGATCTTGATATTGTAGCTGGAAATGTGGCGACAGCTGAAGCCACAAGAGACCTAATTGAAGCTGGAGCTAATATTGTGAAAGTAGGGATTGGCCCAGGCTCCATCTGTACGACTCGTGTAGTAGCAGGAATCGGTGTCCCACAAGTAACCGCTGTATATGATTGTGCAAGTGAAGCTCGTAAACACGGGGTGCCTATTATAGCAGATGGTGGCATTAAGTATTCTGGCGAAATAACAAAAGCATTAGCTGCTGGTGGCCACGCAGTCATGCTAGGAAGCTTGCTTGCTGGTGTTGCTGAAAGTCCAGGTGAGACAGAAATTTTCCAAGGTAGGCAGTTTAAAGTTTATCGGGGAATGGGCTCACTAGGGGCTATGGAAAAAGGAAGTAAAGATAGATATTTCCAAGAGAATGAGCAAAAGCTTGTTCCTGAAGGAATAGAAGGACGTACACCATATAAAGGACCATTAGCCGATACTATTCACCAACTTGTAGGTGGGTTGCGAGCAGGCATGGGATACTGTGGAACGGCGACAATTAAATCCCTACAAGAAAATACTCATTTTATTAAAATTACAAACGCAGGACTTCGTGAAAGTCACCCACATGATGTACAAATTACAAAAGAATCACCAAACTATTCAGGGTAAGTTAAAATAAACTAATAGATAGGGGTCTCCCCTATCTATTTTTTTAGTGCGGAATATGGTAAAATGACGTTTGTTCACTATTGGGATAAACAAATTAAAAGCCATCACGGTAAGGTGATTTATATAGATATTAGATCGTAAGAAGAGGTGGAAAAAGTGGTGAGAAAATTAAGTTTTTTGTTGTTAATTGTAGTAGTTACGATATCCAGTATGTTTACAGTTGCTGGAACAGCTGCTGCCTCTTATGATGCGGGTGTTGATACAGTCATACTTGTAGATGCAGGTAGCGGGAAAATTTTATATCAACAAAATGCAGATCAGGCTTTACCGCCAGCGAGCATGACGAAAATGATGAGTGAGTACATTATTTTAGAAGCGATTAATAATGGGGAAATTGATTGGGATGATACTGTCCCTGTCAGTGAATATTTAGCAGGGTTATCTCATGATCGTGGTTTATCGAATGTACCGATGAGAATCGATGAAGAATATACTGTAAGAGAATTATATGAAGCTGTAGCGATATATTCTGCCAATGGTGCGACAATGGCTCTAGCAGAGCTGATAGAAGGGTCTGAAGGTGCCTTTGTAGAACGAATGAATGAAACAGGAAAAGAAATTGGCATGGGGACGACTCTTCGCGACGCAGGAGAAGAATATGGTATTGATAATATAGATGATGTAGCTGATGAAGGATTAGGTGATTTTCAATTTGTTAATTCAACTGGATTACCTAATCATTTGTTAAATGGGAATCATCCTGAAGGTACTGGGGAAAATGAGGATAATTATATGTCCGCTAAAGCGGCTGCAGTTCTTGCTTATCACTTAGTTAATGATTATCCTGAAGTCCTTGAAACAGCCAGTATACCAGAAAAGATTTTCCGTGATGGCACAGAAGATGCAGTTACAATGCAAAATTGGAACTGGATGCTAGAGGGTACTCAATTAACGGAATTAGATAATGAGTATATTGATGGTCTGAAAACAGGGCATACAAATGCAGCTGGCTTTACTTTTACTGGCACAGGAGAGCGCGATGGTAAGCGATTTGTCAGTGTCGTTATGGGGGCTCAGTCTGAAGTTGAACGATTTAATGAAACTGAACGACTCATGTCATGGGGGTTCAATAATTTTTCAGCAAACGAACTATTTCCAGCAAACATGACACTGGAAGGGAATGAAACCATTCCAGTGGCTAAAGGGCAAGAGGATGCAGTCGCGATAGCATCTAATGAGCCTATCTCGATGGTGATTCAGGAAAAGGATCTTGAGGCTTACTCCTATTCATTTGAAGTCGATGAAAATCTTTTAACCGAATCCGGAAAAATCGAAGCACCAATCGAAGAAGGGACAGTAGTTGGACAACTTGTTGTGACCTATAATGGCGAAGGTGAGGAAGCATACTTACCAGGAGAAGAAGGTAGTACTTCTGTAGACGTGGTAACAACAGAAAGTGTGGAGCGCGCAGGCTGGTTTTCACTTATGTTACAAGGAATTGGGAACTTTTTTGCTGGCTTATGGTCCACTGTAGCTGACACTGTGCGTGGGTGGTTCTAGTCTAAACGTTTATACTTTTCTGACAATGATAAATAAAACCCTATTAATTTTATCGGATTTTTAGTTATAATAGAAGGTATGTAATTTAAGCTGATTTAATAAATAACTAATTTAAAGGGGGATCCTTATGGATAGACAAGTAGGGACTGATCGTGTAAAACGAGGTATGGCAGAAATGCAAAAAGGCGGTGTCATCATGGATGTGGTGAACGCTGAGCAGGCTAAGATTGCTGAAGAAGCTGGAGCTGTAGCGGTTATGGCACTTGAGCGTGTTCCATCAGATATTCGAGCAGCTGGTGGGGTAGCAAGAATGGCTGACCCACTTATTGTTGAAGAGGTGCAAAATGCAGTCTCTATTCCAGTCATGGCTAAAGCGCGTATCGGTCATATTGTAGAAGCTCGTCTTCTTGAAGCACTAGGTGTAGATTATATTGATGAAAGTGAAGTATTAACACCTGCTGATGAAGTTTTTCATCTAAATAAACGAGATTATACAGTACCTTTTGTATGTGGAGCTCGTGATTTAGGGGAAGCTTCTCGTCGAATCGGTGAAGGAGCTTCTATGATTAGAACGAAAGGTGAACCAGGGACAGGAAATATTGTTGAAGCGGTTCGTCATCAACGTCTTATGCAAGCTCAAGTTAACAAAGTTATCGGTATGTCAGAAGATGAGTTAATGACTGAAGCGAAGAACTTAGGTGCTCCTTATGAAATCTTACTAGACATTAAGCGTAATGGTCGTTTACCTGTTGTTAACTTTGCTGCTGGGGGCGTGGCTACTCCGGCTGATGCTGCACTCATGATGCAGCTTGGATCTGACGGTGTGTTTGTTGGATCAGGGATCTTTAAATCTGAGAATCCATCGAAATTTGCTAAAGCCATTGTTGAAGCTACTACACATTACGATGATTTTGCCTTAATTGCAGAACTATCAAAAGGGCTAGGACCTGCTATGAAGGGAATTGAAATTTCGGCCATTGAAAAGAAAGACCGCATGCAGGACCGTGGTTGGTAAAGGCTCAGGAGGAAAATGAAAGAGGTGTGTGCCACCATGATTAACATCGGTGTCCTGGCCCTTCAAGGGGCAGTTAGAGAGCATGTAAAAGCGTTACAAGCCTCTGACGTCACCATTACAATTGTAAAGAAGAAAGAACAGCTTGATATGATCGATGGACTTGTTTTTCCTGGTGGAGAAAGTACGACAATGCGGAGGCTCATTAATTTATATGGTTTTTATGAACCACTAAAAGCATTTGCTAAAATGGGGAAACCAATTTTTGGTACATGTGCAGGTGCTATCCTTATGGCTACTGAAATTGTAGGTCAAACGGAGCCTCATTTATCGGTAATGAATATGACGGTAGAACGAAACGCATTTGGCCGACAACGTGAAAGCTTCGAAGCCTCATTAAAAATGAAGCAGGTTGGAGAGAATGTGGAAGCGATCTTTATTCGGGCTCCCATTATTACACGCGTTGGCCCAGAAGTAGACGTCCTTGCCACATTTGATGGTGATATCGTGGCCGCTAAGCAAGGTCCGTTTATGGCTTGTTCTTTTCATCCTGAATTAACAGAGGATAATCGAATGCACCAGCATTTTGTAGAGATGGTCCGTAGCTATCACCAGATCCATACTTGATTTTAATCGTGACAATCGGGTATGCTATAATTATTAAACTTATAAGTAAATGTGACGACAGGAATTAGTAACGGAAGAACATTGTCTTCAGAGAACCGGTGGCTGCTGAAAGCCGGTGTCAATGCTCCGTGAATCCATCCTCGAGCAAACTAGCTGAACGTATAATAGGCGTGGTGTTCCCTTGTTATATAGAAAGAAGGAACTTCACACGTTTAAATATTTATAGGCTGGTGCGGGCTCTCGACCGTTAGAGAGGACAAGGTGGAAGCAGGTTATACCTGCTTTAACCAGGGTGGCAACGCGGGTTAACTCTCGTCCCTGATTTATTCAGGGATGGGGGTTTTTTATATTAAAAAAAATGTTATAGATGGATTCAAGATAATGCTGCTAGTCCTTCTTGAATGATCGATTAGGAAAAAACTAATCAGGACATAACGTTTATAGATGACGTTAAGGAGCTACTATTTTCCCGTTAACTTACTCATAGTGTCACATAAAAAAAGGAGGCCACTATAATGCTAGATGTGAAATTATTAAGAAACCATTTCAATGAGGTGAAAGAAAAGCTTTCCCAGCGCAACGAGGATATTACAGCGTTAGATACTTTCGGGGAATTGGATGAAAAACGCCGTCGTGTTATTCAGCATGTCGAAGAATTAAAAAATCGCAGAAATACCGTTTCCCAGGAAATATCTCAAATGAAGCGGGAAAAGAAAGATGCTAGTCATGTTATTGAAGAGATGCAAAAAGTATCAACTGAAGTTAAAAAACTGGATGAAGAGCAACGACAATTAGATGAAGAGCTCACTCATTTATTGTTAACTCTACCTAATATCCCTCATGAGAGTGCACCAATAGGAGCAGATGAGGACGAAAATACCGTTGTACGTGAATGGGGAGAGATCCCTTCATTTTCCTTTGATGAAGAAGCTCATTGGGACATTGCCAAAGAACTGAATATTGTTGATTTTGAACGAGCAGCTAAAGTGACAGGTAGTCGTTTTGCCTTCTATAAAGGAGCTGGAGCACGCTTAGAGAGGGCCCTTATTAACTTTATGATGGATTTACATGAGGATGAACACGGCTATACAGAAGTTCTCCCACCTTATATGGTTAATCGTGACAGCATGACTGGAACAGGGCAATTGCCTAAATTTGAAGAAGATGCCTTTAAAATTCGAGAAGAAGACTACTTCCTTATTCCAACAGCTGAAGTACCAGTAACCAATATGCATAGGGACGAAATAATGGATGTTAATGAGCTTCCTAAAGCATATGCGGCTTTCAGTGCTTGTTTCCGCTCTGAAGCTGGTTCAGCAGGTCGTGATACCCGTGGTCTTATCCGTCAACATCAGTTCAATAAAGTAGAACTTGTTCGCTTTGTTAAACCGGAAGAGTCTTATGAGCAACTGGAACTCTTAACTTCTCAGGCCGAGAAAGTCCTTCAATTATTAAAGTTACCATATCGTGTATTAAACATGTGCACAGGTGATCTTGGCTTTACCGCTGCTAAAAAATATGATATTGAAGTGTGGATGCCAAGTAATGGAACCTATCGTGAAATCTCTTCTTGTAGTAATTTTGAAGCTTTTCAAGCAAGACGGGCTAATATTCGTTTTAAACGGGATAAAACGGCTAAAGCGGAATATGTTCATACGCTG
The genomic region above belongs to Bacillus sp. A301a_S52 and contains:
- a CDS encoding YaaC family protein encodes the protein MVKQPPFTTLFQSADFAKNYLTNHYKAYFTHPEEKAYKCCYSFVYYIDLGSHYFDQGKRAPLSIKPVLLFYGLSNWLKAALLTIDPDYPATTQVLAHGLSARKRKKQGYQFLSDEVRYQKEGLFPYLSSKLFNIKQVTGEKIKMRHLLFNIPEMQAILYSLFNEIGLVSLNVMTDPDNYFLNKSRLNFKGHEFQRWFRLINDLADPNIIVQNKEEGIHIKVPSETISQSRLIRASMSGEVYLPLHPEEIPRTPELLVHYMLLYQLSMICRYETEWWGDLIYSFSSNDLPTITEWLEVSQAKSPWLINQFFFPIKKQG
- the guaB gene encoding IMP dehydrogenase — encoded protein: MWEKKFEKEGLTFDDVLLTPAKSEVLPRDVSVKTKLSDKLQLNIPVISAGMDTVTEAGMAIAMAREGGLGIVHKNMSIEEQAEQVDRVKRSESGVITNPFHLTEDHQVFDAEHLMGKYRISGVPIADENEKLVGIITNRDLRFIEDYSIPIKDVMTSEGLVTASVGTTLEEAQKVLQKHRIEKLPLVDDEGKLKGLITIKDIEKAIEFPNSAKDQQGRLIVGAAVGVGGDSDARIKALVEAGIDVLVIDTAHGHSQGVIDKVRSVRNAYPDLDIVAGNVATAEATRDLIEAGANIVKVGIGPGSICTTRVVAGIGVPQVTAVYDCASEARKHGVPIIADGGIKYSGEITKALAAGGHAVMLGSLLAGVAESPGETEIFQGRQFKVYRGMGSLGAMEKGSKDRYFQENEQKLVPEGIEGRTPYKGPLADTIHQLVGGLRAGMGYCGTATIKSLQENTHFIKITNAGLRESHPHDVQITKESPNYSG
- a CDS encoding D-alanyl-D-alanine carboxypeptidase, whose protein sequence is MFTVAGTAAASYDAGVDTVILVDAGSGKILYQQNADQALPPASMTKMMSEYIILEAINNGEIDWDDTVPVSEYLAGLSHDRGLSNVPMRIDEEYTVRELYEAVAIYSANGATMALAELIEGSEGAFVERMNETGKEIGMGTTLRDAGEEYGIDNIDDVADEGLGDFQFVNSTGLPNHLLNGNHPEGTGENEDNYMSAKAAAVLAYHLVNDYPEVLETASIPEKIFRDGTEDAVTMQNWNWMLEGTQLTELDNEYIDGLKTGHTNAAGFTFTGTGERDGKRFVSVVMGAQSEVERFNETERLMSWGFNNFSANELFPANMTLEGNETIPVAKGQEDAVAIASNEPISMVIQEKDLEAYSYSFEVDENLLTESGKIEAPIEEGTVVGQLVVTYNGEGEEAYLPGEEGSTSVDVVTTESVERAGWFSLMLQGIGNFFAGLWSTVADTVRGWF
- the pdxS gene encoding pyridoxal 5'-phosphate synthase lyase subunit PdxS — translated: MDRQVGTDRVKRGMAEMQKGGVIMDVVNAEQAKIAEEAGAVAVMALERVPSDIRAAGGVARMADPLIVEEVQNAVSIPVMAKARIGHIVEARLLEALGVDYIDESEVLTPADEVFHLNKRDYTVPFVCGARDLGEASRRIGEGASMIRTKGEPGTGNIVEAVRHQRLMQAQVNKVIGMSEDELMTEAKNLGAPYEILLDIKRNGRLPVVNFAAGGVATPADAALMMQLGSDGVFVGSGIFKSENPSKFAKAIVEATTHYDDFALIAELSKGLGPAMKGIEISAIEKKDRMQDRGW
- the pdxT gene encoding pyridoxal 5'-phosphate synthase glutaminase subunit PdxT is translated as MINIGVLALQGAVREHVKALQASDVTITIVKKKEQLDMIDGLVFPGGESTTMRRLINLYGFYEPLKAFAKMGKPIFGTCAGAILMATEIVGQTEPHLSVMNMTVERNAFGRQRESFEASLKMKQVGENVEAIFIRAPIITRVGPEVDVLATFDGDIVAAKQGPFMACSFHPELTEDNRMHQHFVEMVRSYHQIHT
- the serS gene encoding serine--tRNA ligase, with translation MLDVKLLRNHFNEVKEKLSQRNEDITALDTFGELDEKRRRVIQHVEELKNRRNTVSQEISQMKREKKDASHVIEEMQKVSTEVKKLDEEQRQLDEELTHLLLTLPNIPHESAPIGADEDENTVVREWGEIPSFSFDEEAHWDIAKELNIVDFERAAKVTGSRFAFYKGAGARLERALINFMMDLHEDEHGYTEVLPPYMVNRDSMTGTGQLPKFEEDAFKIREEDYFLIPTAEVPVTNMHRDEIMDVNELPKAYAAFSACFRSEAGSAGRDTRGLIRQHQFNKVELVRFVKPEESYEQLELLTSQAEKVLQLLKLPYRVLNMCTGDLGFTAAKKYDIEVWMPSNGTYREISSCSNFEAFQARRANIRFKRDKTAKAEYVHTLNGSGLAIGRTVAAILENYQQEDGTVRIPDVLAPYMGGKKIIKK